GAGTTGTTGCTGAGCTTTTGCTGATAAGTAGTGTTCGTAATTAATAGCGCATTATACTCACTATGTTTAAAAAGCAAGTATGAGTGTTTTTCAATATGTAGTGCTTCTTATTGGGATAGCAATGTCATTTGGTTACTATCCTCAAGCATATAAAATGTACCGTAACCACTCAGCGGAAAACGTCTCCCCTACTGCAATGCTTATTTTTGCTCTAGGTACTACACTATGGACCTTGTATTGCTTTGTTAACCAAGATCTAACCATCATACTAAGCTTTGCTTTCGGCATGGTTGGATCGTGGTTAATTCTTATTTTTATCTTTCTCTATCATGAATAATAGCAATCAAGCAGTTGCAAACTTTTTGTTTGAAATAGGTATATTGGCCAAAACTCCTCGTAGTGCTTTTCCTTTTTTAGGTACTGGTTCGCAAAGTGTGGCTGAGCATATTCAGCGCACCGCATATGTTGGGTTAGCATTAGCTGAAATGGCAGGAGATGTTGATACAGCAAAAGTGGTCATTATGTGCTTGCTGCATGATATGCCTGAAAGTCGCAGCAGTGATCTCAATTATGTTCATCAGCAATATGTTCAAGTTGATGAAGAAAAAGTTATCCAAGAAATCACCCAAAAGCTCCCTTTTGGGCTCTATATAGAAGGGTTTCTCAAAGAGTACAAAGTTCGGCAAAGCAAAGAAGCTATTTTAGCCAAAGATGCAGATAATATCGAATGGATTCTGGCGCTGAAAGAACAATTAGATTTAGGGAATAAAAGGGCCGCAATAATGATAAAAAATGCCGCTCAGAGGCTAAAAACAAAAGTAGCGCATCAATTATATACAGAAATTATGCAAACTCCTGCCGATGCCTGGTTCGCTGAAAGCAAAAATGAAGATTGGTGGATTAACAGAAAAAGCTAGGAGCCCTAAAATTGAGAACGATCTTGTTTAGTGGTCTCTAGGGTATCGAGATAGGCAGTTTTCCAGATCGGCGCGAGCGTCTCTTACTGCTACGCTAGCTACGTCATAATCTGTGTATCGTTGCCCTGCTAAGCGGTTGAGCCGAGTGTCTAATGCTACTACATAAGCATTCACAGCATCGGTTGGATTCTGCATATATGCAGGGGTAGCATGATAGGGAAATGGGCCATCTTGTAAGCGCGTGAAAATGTTCCAATTCCAGCCATCAATGGCAGTTAATGTTCCACCATTGGGGCCAGAAAAAACAGCAGCTGATCGGCGCAAACATTCAGCTGTTTGTTGCTGTATATCTATTGCTTGAAGAGCGAGTACTCGAGCTTGATTGGCACGTCTCAAAGAATCTTCCCGTATGTAGCCAGTAGGCCGTTCTAATAATCTTCGCATCTCATTTCTTTTTTCTGCTGTAGTTCCTCTACCAGCATCCTCAAAAGTAATCTTTACTGGTGCTGGAGACTTTTGACATCCTTCAGCCAATGTTCCTGCCAACACGCCGATGCCAATTAACTGAGATAGTTTAGACATGATCGTTATATATTTGAAGAGTTTAGGCTAACATTGCGGCTAGTTGATGTCAATTGTACTCTGATGGTATTCCATCATATAGATAAAAATGCAAATTTCGTGTTTCCTTGGGTACCGACATGTATCATCAGACAAGAGATGGTAGGAAGGTGCTCATCAAAGAAGTGGCGATGAAAGAGAAAAAAACGATCCTGTCTCCTACTTTTTTGACTTTTTAGCAAAGATGTCGTTAATGTTTATTCTCTTTTCATATACTTTACCAGTTCCATTCCAGAACTCTGACGAACAAAGCCAAATTTTTCATAAAAAGGAAAATTACCAGGGTTTTCTTCCCAAGCAAAAAGACCAATTGATGCATATCCTTTATCTTTCACTTGTTCAACTAAGTTTTTTAGAATTTTACTACCAATCCCTCGACCTTGATATTTGGGATGAACTCCAATGTCATAGAACATACACATAACACCATCTTCGATAAAACGTCCTATACCAATCACCTGGTCACCATCTTTTATTGAAAAAACATGTGAAGATTTAGTAAGTACCTCTTTCCACTTTTCAGGTCCACGTCTTTTCCATCCAATGGCTTCAAAAAGATTATCTAGTTGTTCTGGGTCAAGTATTTTTTCGTTACTCTCTCGTAATTCTGACAAATTCTTGTTTGGTGTATCCATAACAGGATGTTAAATTTATCAAAAATAAATATATCATATGCTCTCTAATGCATGAATGATAATACGTATTAAGATAAAATGGCTTTGTCAAAATGCATAAATCGTGGTGGGCGTGGGAGCAGTGGTTACACGCTGTTTAATTTTCAGGTTCTGTTCGTGAAGAGCATCTATCATGAAGTGCGAGATGGCAAGAGAGTACTGATCAAAGAAGTCGCTATGAACGAAGAGAAACAAAAAGCTTAATTCTGTTTATCTAGGGTGTAAACTACTAGTTCCGCAATAGTTCCAAGATGCCAATCATAACTATCTTTTTCCCGCACTTTAAAACCTATAGTGTCTGCTTGTCGCTCAAACTCATTTGCAGATAATACACAAGGACTTTCTAGTTTCACTGGTCGCCTTGCTGCTCTCAACGGTTGAATTTGGGATAGTTCAGC
This region of Candidatus Abawacabacteria bacterium genomic DNA includes:
- a CDS encoding HD domain-containing protein codes for the protein MNNSNQAVANFLFEIGILAKTPRSAFPFLGTGSQSVAEHIQRTAYVGLALAEMAGDVDTAKVVIMCLLHDMPESRSSDLNYVHQQYVQVDEEKVIQEITQKLPFGLYIEGFLKEYKVRQSKEAILAKDADNIEWILALKEQLDLGNKRAAIMIKNAAQRLKTKVAHQLYTEIMQTPADAWFAESKNEDWWINRKS
- a CDS encoding GNAT family N-acetyltransferase; this encodes MDTPNKNLSELRESNEKILDPEQLDNLFEAIGWKRRGPEKWKEVLTKSSHVFSIKDGDQVIGIGRFIEDGVMCMFYDIGVHPKYQGRGIGSKILKNLVEQVKDKGYASIGLFAWEENPGNFPFYEKFGFVRQSSGMELVKYMKRE